The sequence GCCATACTAGGCTTGGTCATCGTGGTTTCCTTTCGTGTCGATTGTTTTCTGCAAAAACAACCTTCGCCGAAAGCCACGGTGGCCGCTCTCATTTATGCGGCCAGGATAGTCCTCTCATACACCACGGCCTGGGACACGATCCCAAGCCACGCCCAACGCAGGGAATTCAGTTTCAGTGCGTCTCCGGCGGTATGCTGCTTATCATGCTTTGTACTGCGTCTCCGCAAAGCCTGTTCGTGCAGGGATGTCTTGCTGGGGGCGGATACGCCGGATGCGCGTTGGTCGATCTATGCGGGGATGTCTTGGTTAGTCCCGGCCTGGGACCCACCGGATTGTCAATAAGCGGGGGCATGGCATTCCCGCGCCCGGGCAGCAATGCGCTTAATATCTACACCGGGCTGTCCGGCAGTGTCGGGTTCTTCGATGGTGTAGGGGCCCAGGTTTCAGGAAATCAGTACGGCATGACAACATCTGGCGGTTTTGGCTGGGGGCGCTGGGGGATTTCGGGATCGTATGGCCGCCTGATACACCAGGGGGCGTGTGGAGGGCCAAAATAATTGGCGACCAAAGTCCGCTCTCCACTCGCTTCATCACTCAGAGGACCTAAGGAGCCGTAATGGGCGTACTTTCCAACCCGGCCTTCTGGCTTCTTACGGCAATTTTTGTCGCGGGTCTCGGTTTTGCCCTCGTGCGCTGTCGCGACGTCGTCGCTCCGAAATATCGAGCCGTCTATATGGTCCTTTGGACTCTTGCTTGCGGTTGTATTTGCGTAGGGGCTTACTATCACACCGGCACAACAGCGATCATCTTAATGATCCTCGCTATTATACTTTACGCCCCGCTGAATTTTCTTGAGCGCGATAGTCGCGACGGAGGAAAGTAGCCAAAAGGGCGCCCGAGTGACCCTGAAGCCGATTTCGAGGCAGGTGGCGGGGATATCGATCAATGCTGCGATTAGCACGAAGACCGCAGAGCGAGATCTGCGCCCAGTGAAGGGGTGGCCGCAGCTGCTCGGTGGCGCCATTTTTAGTGCGTTCTGGGTCATTTTCATGTTGAAACCGAACTGGTTCCCGCTACACCGGGTGGGCTCGGACCTGAATTGTGTATTCAATTGGCAAAACGGCGTGTCCAGATTGGGATCCATCGACCGGAACTTGGCGGCTCTGCTACAGATGAGAAGACCTTTCGCTCGCGAAGTGTTCGGCCTAGCGGTAAGCATGCTTTTTGCTTTTTTCAGGAATCCAAGCGTGGGCGGCGACGGCAACCTCACAAGCCTTAACGAAATCACCGCAAACCGCCAAGGCTGCGGCAAGGGAGTGGTTCTATCGGTTTAGGTCGGGGAGCATTGATCGCTCGCAGTTGGACCACGAATGCGATTCAGAGCTTACGAGGCCGAGGGTTTCTGAGATCGCTGCGTCGCTCCGGCCCTACAAGACTCCATCAGCAGTTTTCTTCATGGGTACCTCCCCGGCAGGGCCTGCTTTGGGTTACAATTTCATCCTGCAATTCCCCAACGGCAGGGTGCTTGAGGCGATTGCGCTTGATCGCTCAGGCACAATCGCGGGCTTCGATTTTCAAACATTCGCGAAATCGCCTCACTGAGAAGGGGCGCAAGGCTTTGCCACCGGATGTCCGGTGCCTCGTCGACTGAATACGATTACAGTGCGCGTATTTTCAAACCCCGCCTTCTAGTTTCTGGCGGCGATGTTTGTCGTCGGTCTTGGTTTTGCGCTCGTGCGCTGTCGCGCTGTCGTTGCTGCCAAATATCGAGCGCGATGGTCGCGAGGGAGGCGGGTGGCTGAGAGGGGCCCGAGTGATCGGGCCCCTCTCTTCACTTGCGAAATTCGGTTTCGCTAGGGTAACGGGAACGGCGAGTCGGGATCGCCGGCCTTGACCACATATGGATCGTACGGATCGGTTGAGGCGATCCCCGCCAGCTGGAGCGGGCTGAGCTGAGGTATCGTCATTCCGAACGCCGTGTCGGCCGTCGAGATGAACTGATTCGCGATGATCGCGTAACCGAGATTCGAGGGATGCAGTCCATCCCAGCTCACCAGCCCGCCGCCGAACTGCAGGCTGAGCGGTGCGGGGAAACCGCCGACCGTGTAGCCGGCTTGCGAGGCTTGGGTGAAGAGCGCATTGATCGGAACGAGTGCAACGCTGCTTCCGGACGAGGACGCGACTTCGTCGATCGCCTCGTTATATGCCGTGTTGACCGCTTGCACTTGCGCCGCGAATGCGGGCGTAAGGTAGACGCTGCCGAGACCGCTCCCCGCCGCGCCCGGATCGAGTTGGGGTGTGGCGCACGTCGCCGGCGCTTCGCTGCAACCCTCGACGATATCGAGGAAGCCGCTCTCGGTCAGATAACCACCGGCCGTCACGCCGTACTGCGTTCCGACATACGATACGATCGCACTCGCGGCAGCCGACGGAATGCCCAGCGCTTCGAGATCCGCGGCGAGTTTGGTCTGCGGGAAGAACTGCGGGACCGGATTCCCGGTCGTCGGAAGCAGCGTGGGAAGATCTGCGACCAGCACCTTCGATCCGCTCGCCGTCAACGTCTTGATGATCTTGGTGAGATCGGTTGCCATTTGCGTGGGCGTGTCGCTTGCCGGCGCGGTTGCGGCCGAGAAGATGTACTTGAGCAGATCGTTCGCACCCAGCCACACCGTCGTCAGCTTCGGCGACATTCCGGCCGCGACGTTGAGCATGGTGAGATTGCTGCCGTACGCGGGCTCGAACTCACCGAGGATCGGCAGGAAGAGTTGGTTCTCGCTTTCGACCAAACTCTGCAAGCCGCCCGATGTCGGATCGTTCGCCAGCGTCGCATACCCGCAGCCGCTCGAGGTTTGGGTCGGCGGACCTTCGTACGGACCCGTCATTGCCACCGCTTCGTGCATGGTGATGCCGGGAACGCCGAGATCGGCGATGCCGGTCGTCGGGCTGAGGTGGGTTTCTTCCCACGTCGTCGCGCCGAAGGCCGCATCGTTGAACGACGAGCAGCCCGATTGCGTGTTCGCAAAGAGCGTCGTGGCATTCAGGACGATTTGCGTCCCCAGGCCCGGCGCGTTGATCAACGGCAATACCGCGAGCGACGCGTTGGTCGTGGCGTAACTCGTGTGATTGCACGTTCCGCCGGTCGAGGTGAGGCAGTCGTACATGATCGCCCACCAGCCGCTGTCCTGTCCGGGGTAGACGGCGCCGCCGGGATATCCGGAGAGCGAACTTGTCGCCTCCACGCCGAGCAGACCGTCGGCTTGTTCGCCGGCCGTCAAACTATCGCCGACGCCGACCAGAATCGGGCCGCCGAGCGGCGTGGGCGCCGTCGCGGGGCCCGTTCCTTTGACGAGTTGCGGAACGTTGCCGCCACCGCCGCCGCCGCATGCGGCAAGCGAGGTGAGGGCAGCGAGTATGAGTAGCGCTATATATTTCTTCATCATTGCGTACCCTTAGATCGGAAGAACGACGGGTGAACCGACGCCGAATTGTAGTTGAAGTTGCGTGGCCTTCAATCCGCCGATTGCCGGCACTGTATTGGCGGAGCACGGCAGGGCGTAGCACTGCAGGTAGTTGATGCCGTAGGGGCTATAGTTGGTCGGTTCGCCGCTATTGAGCACGAGCTGAACGAATTCGTTCTTGCCCAGCCGCTGCGTCGCGCCCAGGAAGTACGCGGCCAGATGCTCGGGATACGGATCGGTCGGCAGGTAATCGCGCGAACTTTGCGGCTCGAAGAACAGCCGCAGCGTCTTGTTCACGTCGTATTCCAGATAGAGGACTTGATACAGTTGCGCGGTGTTCGATTGGTTGACGCCGTTCAGATGCGTGAGCCACGTCGGCGCGACGGTAAACGTTCCGAAGAAGCGCGGTGACTTCAAGAACGGGAAGGTGAACGCGACCGAGTCATACTGCGCGCTGCGCGTCGGAACGCCGGTCACCGGCAAGCCGTTGACCGGATTGACGAACGGTACGACGTCGCTGCCCGGTTGCCCCGATGCATCGATCTGCGACCAGCGCGAAACGTAGGTCGGCGTGACGACTACCGGAACCGGGCGGCCTTTGATATTGCCGAGCAAGAACAATTGCTCGTAGCTGAGCAGTAAGAACTTGTCCTTGGTCGTCAGATCGAGGTTGGTCGCGGTGCAGCCGCCGGCGGTCGTGCCGTTGAGGTTCGTGCAGCCCGCGGCGGGAAAGCCGGCCGGCAGATACACCGGAACGGTTCCGCTGTTGAAGCCGTACGGATAGTGCTGCAGTTCGTAATACGATGCGACGACGCGCGAGGTCGGGCTGAATCCGTAGGAGGCCATGCCGTCCATGCCGCCCTGCAGCCATTTGCCTTGCGCCGTGCCGATATTCCCGAACGGATACGCGACCGAGAGATCGGCGAAATAGGTGAAGCCGGTCGGGAGTCCTTGTTGCGCGGCGCCGCCGACGGGCTGTTGATTTACGGGGGGCACTTGCGCGACCGTCGACTGCGGACCGTCTTGACGTTTCGTCTGCGTCTTGGGTTGCGCCGGATGATCCATGGCGTTGCGGATGGCGGTGTTGGCCCCGCTCACCACGCTGTTGACGAGGGCTTCGCTTTGGTCGGCTTGCGCCGGCACGACGGATAGACCGAACGAGACGGCGACAAGAAGTGCCGCGCTCGTTCGGGAGAGGCTTTTGAGCATAGATTACTCTCCAAACTCGAGGTCCGGACTATTAAAAGTATCAGCTTCCGGCTGGCCCTGACTTCGGGCCGGACAAGTTTAAAACCCTCGTCTATTCGGCGCCGATCGGCGCCTCGACCGCTGTGTCTCCGAAGCTAGCGCGTTGTCCGCCGTCGCTCCGTCGCACCCCGCGCATCTCGAGCCCCTTGATGATCACGTAGAGCACGGGCGTGATCGCCAGATTGAGGAACGTCGAGAGCAGCATGCCGCCGAAAACGACGGTGCCGAGCGAGTGGCGCGCGGCGCTGCCCGCGCCGCTGGCAAACACGAGCGGCGTCATCGCGATGACGAATGCGATCGACGTCATCAGGATCGGGCGCAGCCGCGTCTGCGCGGCGCGAAGCGCGGCGGTCCACACGTCGGCTCCCGCCCGAAGCTGCTGATTCGCGAACTCCACGATCAAAATTGCGCTCTTGCTG comes from Candidatus Baltobacteraceae bacterium and encodes:
- a CDS encoding SGNH/GDSL hydrolase family protein, translating into MMKKYIALLILAALTSLAACGGGGGGNVPQLVKGTGPATAPTPLGGPILVGVGDSLTAGEQADGLLGVEATSSLSGYPGGAVYPGQDSGWWAIMYDCLTSTGGTCNHTSYATTNASLAVLPLINAPGLGTQIVLNATTLFANTQSGCSSFNDAAFGATTWEETHLSPTTGIADLGVPGITMHEAVAMTGPYEGPPTQTSSGCGYATLANDPTSGGLQSLVESENQLFLPILGEFEPAYGSNLTMLNVAAGMSPKLTTVWLGANDLLKYIFSAATAPASDTPTQMATDLTKIIKTLTASGSKVLVADLPTLLPTTGNPVPQFFPQTKLAADLEALGIPSAAASAIVSYVGTQYGVTAGGYLTESGFLDIVEGCSEAPATCATPQLDPGAAGSGLGSVYLTPAFAAQVQAVNTAYNEAIDEVASSSGSSVALVPINALFTQASQAGYTVGGFPAPLSLQFGGGLVSWDGLHPSNLGYAIIANQFISTADTAFGMTIPQLSPLQLAGIASTDPYDPYVVKAGDPDSPFPLP